The following nucleotide sequence is from Roseivirga sp. BDSF3-8.
TTACGTTTCTCTTTGTACAGGCATTGTTAAGCTACCAGAATGAAATGGCCTATAAGAAGGCTATAATAGAAAGGAAAAATGGAAAACCTGAACAGGCCCTTAGGACGCTTATCCAGATGGAAGAGAATAGTAGTGGGCTAAAAGCATCTCAATACTTGCTGGCGGCACGTATAAGTTTATATGACCTGAATGACATACCGCTTGCCGGAAGCTTTGCAACCAAAGGGGTAGCCGCAGAACCTGACCAGAAAGAGAGGTCTGACCTCCTTTTTATAAGGGCTAAAAATGAAATGTTTGAGGGGCGGATTTCCGACTCTTACCAAACTTTTGAGTATGCTTATAATAAAGGGGGCGGGCCGGATAGCGCTCTATATGCGATGGCCGAAATCAAAACGCTTATTCAAAAAGATTACTTTACTGGATTGACTCTGGCTGACGAACTATTAAAAAAATCGAGCGGCTTTCATCATGCTTTATTTCTGAAAGCGTACGGTTATTATAAGCTTAATGACCTCGATGAGGCCCATACCTTCATCAACCTTTTCCTGGAGAGAGTGCCTCGGTCAGGGATAGGATATTACCTCTCTGCCAGAATTATGTCTGCGCGAAGCGATGACACAGGTACAGTTTGTAATCTCCTGAAGAAAGCAGCAGAAAACGGCTATAAGGTAGTGGATTCAGACCTCAGCCTCAGCCATAATTGTCCATAATAGAAAAAGCCTGCCATCCGGCAAGCCTTCAATATTGTCCGGATAAACAGTACTTAGTTACCCGTAAAGCATTTCTGATTACAGCGTTCTTTAATTACCTCATATGCCTTAAGGTCTCCTAACTCTCCTGCTTTACTCAGATCCAGGCACCCGGCCTCCAACTGGCCGTGCTCAATAAGAAGTAGCCCGCGCAGGTAAAATGCATCAACATTCTTAGGATTGATTTCGATAATCTTTGAGCAATCATTGATAGCATCAGAGTAAGCCTCCAACTGATGCTTTGCCTGCCCTCTTTTGTAGTATGCCTCTACATGATTTTCATTTAAATTAATCACTTCAGAATAATCAGAGATTGCACCGTAGTAGTCTTGCAGGCTATATTTTAGATTTCCTCTTTCAAAATACCCCTCTGTAAAAGTAGGATTGAGCTCAAGGCTTTCATTAAAATCCTTCATTGCTCCATGATTATCGCCAAAGTGGGCTTTGATTACTCCACGCAGGTAATATGCCTTAAAGTAAGACTTATCTAAGTCAATTGCTTTATTCAGATTGACTAAAGCTTCCATGTAATTTTTTTCTGCATAAAGCGTGATCCCTTTTTTAACCAACTCATCAGGAGTGGATTCGGCAAGGACCGTCAGGCTATAGCTCAGTTGAAAAAACACAGTCAGAAGTAACAAACGAGATACTTTCATATACGACCACTTTTTTAATTCCATGATTTTCAGACACTTAACAAAAACACTTATACTCACTATCCGCAAACCGAAGGAGTGTATGCCTTTATTATATGTTAAGAAAATAAAACCTTATTAAAGTTGGAATAGCACGATCGCCTGATGTCCAGCAGCAATGCAATGAAACCTCACCCTTTTTAATGCTGTTTCAACATTATAATAAATTACTGAAAAACTTTACCGGATGCCTGAATTGCCTTATTCATCAATTCAGTATCAATAGATGCTGGTAATGCTTTCTGTGACTCAAGAAAACGAATGATCTTCTCAGTAGCCATATTGCCAGTGAGGTCATCCTTTGCCATGGGGCAGCCGCCGTACCCCCGAATAGCGCCGTCAAACCGCCGGCACCCTGACTCATATGCTGCGCTAAGTTTATCCATGGCCGTTTCCGGAGTAGAGTGCAGGTGGGCGCCAAATTCCACATCCGGGTAGGCGTGAGTAAGGTTAGAAAACAAGAACTTAATCGTTTCAGGCTGTGAGCTACCTATAGTATCCGCAAGAGAGATTATCTTTATATCCATCTCCTTAAGCTTACTTACAAACTCCAGTACTACCTCCTTATCATAAGGATCACCATAAGGATTGCCAAACCCCATGCTGATATAGGTAACAAGCACCTTATTATTTTGAATACAGATATCCTGGATTTCTTCAAGTTGCTCTAAAGCCTGGTTAATTGACTTATTAG
It contains:
- a CDS encoding DnaJ domain-containing protein, which translates into the protein MKENHYDILGLTPKANEHAIKKAYRSLARKHHPDVNSGSEEAEERFKKITAAYYVLSDPAKRLIYDLQLLNELVQTDTPLRREKQRHHTNYRRRHHSYHKPKTPHGTTQRYNHFVVWAIVLGVMTITFLFVQALLSYQNEMAYKKAIIERKNGKPEQALRTLIQMEENSSGLKASQYLLAARISLYDLNDIPLAGSFATKGVAAEPDQKERSDLLFIRAKNEMFEGRISDSYQTFEYAYNKGGGPDSALYAMAEIKTLIQKDYFTGLTLADELLKKSSGFHHALFLKAYGYYKLNDLDEAHTFINLFLERVPRSGIGYYLSARIMSARSDDTGTVCNLLKKAAENGYKVVDSDLSLSHNCP
- a CDS encoding tetratricopeptide repeat protein — its product is MKVSRLLLLTVFFQLSYSLTVLAESTPDELVKKGITLYAEKNYMEALVNLNKAIDLDKSYFKAYYLRGVIKAHFGDNHGAMKDFNESLELNPTFTEGYFERGNLKYSLQDYYGAISDYSEVINLNENHVEAYYKRGQAKHQLEAYSDAINDCSKIIEINPKNVDAFYLRGLLLIEHGQLEAGCLDLSKAGELGDLKAYEVIKERCNQKCFTGN
- a CDS encoding hydroxymethylglutaryl-CoA lyase: MKIIECPRDAMQGISEFIPTEVKAEYINTLLKVGFDTIDFGSFVSPKAIPQMRDTAAVLSNLDLRDTTSRLLAIVANVRGAQDAARFAEILYLGFPLSISETFQQRNTNKSINQALEQLEEIQDICIQNNKVLVTYISMGFGNPYGDPYDKEVVLEFVSKLKEMDIKIISLADTIGSSQPETIKFLFSNLTHAYPDVEFGAHLHSTPETAMDKLSAAYESGCRRFDGAIRGYGGCPMAKDDLTGNMATEKIIRFLESQKALPASIDTELMNKAIQASGKVFQ